Proteins encoded within one genomic window of Haematobia irritans isolate KBUSLIRL chromosome 5, ASM5000362v1, whole genome shotgun sequence:
- the LOC142240998 gene encoding SET domain-containing protein SmydA-8-like isoform X2 → MPSVQKDILKKYPGTYGLLKCLLLYENPESREYFEAMVRMQSHLEKRRKSIIWQEHSKEIIQPLIESNILKGLEIIDRLNEDFLQHICGIWDVNSYEIRAPDSGAMRGLYLNASMIAHNCQPNSNQAIDGQYQMKIYANRDIAKEATITVSYTNVLLGTEERQHILHEGKYFLCTCERCEDPTELGSHMSSLICRQCAGRNDEGYVVRDRTAHTWKCLKCSHIVNPEQVENILEKAKEELYHSMDDLRRLEYLLVKLNSLLHRNHYIIVDIKQNIANILRSIIRSSLQRPGRRLYERKIGLCQELVMLLHIIQPGVSRLKAIALYEMATASAELYRLRFGEEELTVSELKMSLEQCEEMFKEAIRLLLHEPADTPEGQLAKSIMTELKDLRNDIQLLNKPRPEDDGVILAE, encoded by the exons ATGCCTAGTGTTCAGAAagatattttgaagaaatatcCTGGAACTTATGGTCTCCTTAAGTGTTTACTTCTTTATGAAAATCCAGAGTCACGTGAATACTTTGAAGCCATGGTCCGAATGCAATCTCATTTGGAAAAAAGACGTAAATCTATCATTTGGCAAGAACATAGCAAAGAGATTATTCAGCCCCTAATTGAATCGAATATTTTAAAAGGCCTTGAAATTATTGATCGCCTCAATGAAGATTTTCTACAACATATATGTGGAATATGGGATGTAAATTCATATGAAATTCGAGCTCCTGATTCGGGAGCTATGCGAGGTTTATATTTAAATGCTTCCATGATAGCTCATAATTGCCAGCCAAATAGTAATCAAGCCATCGATGGTCAATATCAAATGAAAATCTATGCTAATCGTGATATTGCCAAGGAGGCAACCATAACTGTTTCCTATACGAATGTATTGCTG GGTACTGAAGAACGTCAACATATTCTGCATGAAGGTAAATATTTCCTTTGTACGTGTGAACGTTGTGAAGATCCAACGGAACTGGGTTCACACATGAGCAGTTTGATATGTCGGCAGTGTGCTGGTCGAAATGACGAAGGCTATGTGGTTAGGGATCGTACTGCACACACCTGGAAATGTTTAAAATGTAGTCACATTGTAAATCCTGAACAAGTcgagaatattttggaaaaggcCAAAGAAGAGTTATATCACTCAATGGATGATTTAAGACGTTTGGAATATCTTTTGGTGAAACTTAATAGTCTACTTCATAGAAATCATTATATTATCGtcgatataaaacaaaatattgccaatattttgaGATCAATCATACGAAGTAGCCTACAACGACCTGGTCGACGTCTCTATGAGCGTAAAATTGGTTTATGTCAGGAATTAGTAATGCTCTTGCATATAATACAACCAGGAGTATCACGTCTAAAAGCTATTGCTCTCTATGAAATGGCCACTGCTTCGGCTGAACTTTATCGCTTGAGATTTGGTGAAGAAGAGTTAACCGTATCAGAATTGAAAATGTCTCTGGAACAATGTGAAGAAATGTTCAAAGAAGCCATACGTTTGCTGTTACATGAGCCAGCTGATACACCTGAGGGTCAATTGGCTAAGAGTATTATGACTGAATTGAAGGATTTACGTAATGACATTCAATTGTTAAATAAACCACGACCAGAAGATGATGGGGTTATTCTTGctgaataa